Proteins encoded by one window of Spirochaetota bacterium:
- a CDS encoding cold-shock protein: MPKGVVKWFNDKKGFGFIKQENGNDVFVHYTGIGGDGFKTLAEGDNVEFEVENGEKGPRAVSVKVI; the protein is encoded by the coding sequence ATGCCTAAAGGTGTGGTAAAATGGTTCAACGACAAAAAAGGGTTCGGGTTCATCAAACAGGAGAACGGTAACGACGTGTTCGTCCATTACACCGGAATCGGCGGGGATGGATTCAAGACGCTTGCCGAAGGGGACAATGTTGAATTCGAGGTGGAAAACGGGGAGAAGGGACCCAGGGCCGTTTCGGTGAAAGTCATATAA